A genomic region of Zea mays cultivar B73 chromosome 6, Zm-B73-REFERENCE-NAM-5.0, whole genome shotgun sequence contains the following coding sequences:
- the LOC118472274 gene encoding uncharacterized protein — translation MLVSVVELERISQRTSDTTTLSLLSRVSRRLRRAAARCGCRSLAGVDVQLPVPRMQQDVLPPMCAVGPSTAGLSSSRSTRDTFENMAQDDDDDDDDDDDAGAGAGAAGQVEIGPSQLQDAPTTQPSQLTPRRRRPRDPYTPGTDALGAKGKGKTRRK, via the exons atgctcgtatctgttgttgaactcgagcgtatctcacagagaacttcagatactactacgctatcgttactatca agggtatcacgtcgtcttcgtcgagcagcggctcggtgtggatgccggtctctagcgggcgttgacgtgcagctgcctGTGCCTCGTATGCAGCAGGACGTTCTGCCTCCCATGtgtgcagttggaccatctacagcaggactcagctcgtcgcgatcgacgcgggacacgtttgagaacatggcccaggacgacgacgacgacgacgacgacgacgacgacgctggcgctggcgctggcgccgcaggtcaggtggagattggaccgtctcagttgcaggatgctcctacaactcagccatcacagctgacaccacgtagaaggcgtccacgagacccttacactccaggcaccgacgctcttggggccaagggcaagggtaagactaggaggaaatga